AACGATCCTGCTCCACAttaacacctgaaaacacacaggtcacatgaccgttcacgtccactggtcatgtgatgtaaacaggaagtagatggtctcctctgcagttggttgcttagtaacagaaactcctctgaaggaggagcagtgatggtgaagagtcagagcagggacgacgaggtggaactgttactgacaggaagtgttagcgacgctttgtgttcaccgctggtcgtcgagtcatgtgactgatgaggaccaatcaggaagagaacgtgtcatcgtttactaaagtctcagtttctgttcagactcaaacacaaacccagagttttcaaactgaaacgagaccagtttacacaagtctctgattcagaggctggaaactgcagcaggcgtaaccatggcaacagtgatgagttttaaaactgaaacGTATCAGTGTGGGTGTGGCCTCATGTTCTGTTGTTGTAAACTATGAATCTTTgtcagaaaaaacaactttattgagTTCTTGAAATCTTTCGGGGTGATGTtcctcatttcttcttttttacgAACCTAAGAATtattgatgaattgatgatgAGGCTCATTGTGAAGTTTTAGCCTCTATTTTTAAATTGGTTTTGTTCTGGCAGAAGTGgaatgaaaataagaaataagagaAACTGTTTCCATCAGTTTCAAATCACAACTTTCACCACTTCTATATTTTGTGAACAAAATGTAAACGGTTGGAAACCATGACGACGTGTTTGGTGTGTCTCACCGGTGTTGATGGCGATGGCGAGGCCCTTCACCGACGAGACCGTGAAGGCTCCGAGCAGCGAGCAGATGCTGATGTAGACGAGGATGTTGGATCGACCGAACCGAGGAGAGAAGTACAAGACGAGCACGgcacacaacagcaacacagctGAGACGTACACCAGgaaacctgacacacacacacacacacacacacacacacacacacacacacacacacacacacacacacacacacacacacacacacacacacacacacacacacacacgtcagctTCATAAaccatctttacaaacatttatttaacgtctactttgattattttagtttggtccatttcccatctgctaacatggaggagacaggatttatgacctatactgcagccagccaccagggggcgacagagatggtttggcttcacttgtgaAACTGTCAAGTCGCCCCCACCCCCTGACAACCCCCCTCACCAGGGTCGAGCAACTTGTCCGTCATGTcctgcagtgatgtcacttcctgttcctctggGGCGTGGATGACCAGCAGGATGCttcccaacacacacagcagacaacCGAGCTTCCCCACTACGTTCAACACCTCCCCCAACAGGTAGGAGGACAGAActgcactgaaacacacacacacacacacacaggcttgttATTGGTTCTCAGTCTGACCTCTTTCATCAGAAGTGAAATGAGAACCGACCTGATGAGGACACTCAGAGCTCCCAGTGGAGTCACCAGCGTCGCCGGAGCGAACATGTAGGCGACGAAGTTACAGGCCTCCCCCGCTCCCACTGCCgagtgacacacacatgaagacatCGTCAGGGCTGTCACATGACACAAATGATCACGTGACAATCAACACATGACTCTTTATCTCTACAGTAATTAGTAATTAGTAATTAGCTgcctcatatatatatatgtatatatatatattctttttctGTGAGAGTTCAAACAGTTTCCGGTTCCTCCACAGTTAACACGAGTCCGGCTGCAGAGTCAATATGAccaataataaatatgacaaactCAATGGAGAATATTTAGTGAACTCGCATCATGAACATTGTTCCTGACGCGTGGTTCAGGAAACTCAGTGAAAACAATAAGATGCTGAACCATCATGAGAAAGTTTACACTGGAAACAAAGATGGCTGCTCCGCTGTGTGAGCGTCTGGTTTCCACGGTGAAGACGAAACCAGCTGTGCTCAAACATCTGGAGGTTCATACGTTCAGCTGATCggtcaacaaacacaaatatggtACAAAAGTATAGAATTCAGAAAATAGAATGAATAGATTCCTACTGGTTAGCAGGCCCCCCCACCAGAGCCAGTCCTTCAGGTAACCATGACCTCcatcacctacacacacacacacacacacacacacacacacacacacacacacacacacacacacacacagagatataaGTGATAATCGTGATGAGTGATTTCTTTACCTCTCTTGAACACATGGTTCCAGTCGATCACACGCTCACCTGCTCGGGTGTGACCGGTGTCGGCCAATCGGAGGAGAGCTTTCTTCTTGAGAATGACGCTGCCGCCGATGAGGAGGGCGGACATCAGAGCCAGAGTCAGGCCGAGCCACAGGTTGTACGAACTCACATCtgcagacagtgagtcagtgtgtgttcatgaggGTGTgtacctgcagtgtgtgtgttcaacgATTTTATCAGACATGAAAAATCCAAAGAATTTAACTAATGagttttaaagataaataatcaGACCGAGGATTAATCCTGGATTTAAATCTGCATGTTctgacatttatttgtattcattatcTTTTTggtataaaaaaatgtaaattagaCAAATGAggctgaaaactgaaaatgtttaaaattaatCTTTCACCTGCAGAtggttttatttagattattgattaatctgtttGGTCTGGAACAACATTATGAGAACAACCCCACATATTTTTTAACAGTCAGGGtgaataatagtaataatacaaaaattgCTATATGATGCTTTAAATAGAAGCAGACATGTATATTTCCAATTGAACAATAAAACAGGATCAATTTATTAgatattaagattgaaaaataaaaatcaatattgaatatttcttaaaatataatttaagtCTCCATATTTGAGAATTTAGAAGCCttttcaaattttaaacttTGGGATCTCAGTTAAAATGTATAAGATGGAATAAGGACATTTGAATTATCTGTTGATTTAACTTTTTGTGAATTATTTGCAGATTTGAGATTTTGAGAAACTTTctcttttaacaaataaatctTTTGTCTTCGACaaagtgaataataataaaataacaacaagaagaagaagaagaagaagaagaagaaaagaagaagaagaaagttcCTCTTTTCATGAGAGCGACAGAAACGAATCTGACACCAAACTCAAAGTTCACCAATTCATCTAAACTGGTTTGATTAGTTTGTGAACTTCTGTGTTAAAGCTCCTGTGAAATTCAATCTGCAGGAAACCAAGAACAAtgaggctcctcctcctcttcttcttcttcttcttcttcttcttcttcttcttcttcttcttcttcttgaagacagtttgtgtgtgatacACTTTAATCTAAACAAAGGgttttatagtttatatatcACCACCTGTTGTGTGACTGCTgttgttcaggtgtgtgtgtgtgtgtgtgtgtgtgtgtgtgtgtgtgtgtgtgtgtgtgtgtgtgtgtgtgtgtgtgtgtgtgtgtgtgtgttacctgttgTGTGACTGCTgttgttcaggtgtgtgtgtgtgtgtgtgtgtgtgtgtgtgtgtgtgtgtgtgtgtgtgtgtgtgtgtgtgtgtgtgtgtgttacctgttgTGTGACTGctgttgttcagctgtgtgtgtaacaCTGTTTGATCTCCACTGAATGAACACACTGTAGACATGGAGCTGCACCACAGCCTCAGTACAGACGCTGCAGACACATGAGAACAGAGTGAGTCCAGTTACAACTTTTAACAAAGTAACACAACAGAGTCAGAGTAAACAGCCTCGTCACCGTGACGACACCCGTTGGTCTGTGAACTGAAGCCTCAGCTTCACATTGTGTCCAatgaaactagagactgagacagaaactcctgaatgtttactgacgttataaagtgagaagtcactttctgtagacttctatagaaactaccagaggagtcgccccctgctggtcagtacACAGAAGACACTGTGTAGACACTTCTGAagtggcttcactttctggacctgGAGTTTACGTCTGTTTTTCTATAAACAATATGAATCAATTAGAAACGTCTGGTCGAGAGTCACAAACTGGTTTTGGCAGGTTTGATGATGACATCATAGGAATCATTGGCACATGTACAATTATAGGTCGATATATCGGTATTGGAAATGTTTCACTCcccaatattaatatttatatggatatcatgacatttatattgaTATTGAAAACATcctcaaaaatccatatcaaGTCCTGAACGACTGAACATAAACAAAGCTTCAGTTTGTTCTAACGCATCGACTGAATTAACTGAGTAAACTTCTGCTTCTCTGACctcatttgttgtttgtcttgtgCGGCGGCTGCAGGTTTGTGTAAGACGGGTTTGACCACTGCTGGTCATGAGAGTAACAGGACGAGAGAGCAGACTCAATATTTACACTGTCAACACTGACGCCTCAGTATAGACACAGataacacagagcagcagctctgcagcgtCATGTTTGACTTTCACCGGAAACAAACGGAAACAAACGGAAAGAACCTGAAAAACTGCATTAATGACGGGAAACAGCGtgtagaggtcagaggtcaaatcaGACtcaggagctgaggagctgtTTGTAAACCTGAACTGAACCacacacatgttcctcacatgttcctcacatgttcctcacatgttcctcacatgttcctcacatgttctgtaGGTTCTGTCTGtcagaacaaatgtctgagtctgtgtctctggacattttctggatcttctcctgcagcctcctggtaaaatgtgtgcaacatgtcagagtgagtccatgtgaggaaacagcaggacaatgtgtggaagcttcccagtgagcgagtggacgtgttgatgaggtttctaacacgtgacggacgtgaaactggaagaacacaaacatctcaggatgaagaagaggagccgtacacgagaagacgaagacgtccacttggaaacacaaggaggttccagatcttctggtgatgagggccgacgccggtgtggatgagctgtaaacaacaacactgatctttccacagcagagtttatacgtcatgtccggcctcctgctgctctacaggctccgcccctgctgctctacaggctccgcccctcgcctggatgttcccacatgttcctgtttgaacgagtcggacccgacaacctgctgctgctgcttcacaaacaccaactacacaacatgtccacacaCTGTTTTACTGAGTCTCTTGAATAATGACAGAAATGTTCATATTCTCTGACAGagagttttctgtttgtttgtttgtttgtttgtttgtttgttttcagcattacacaaaaaccagtaaacagatttccagtaaagttggtggaaggatgagacgtGTGTCAAGAAAGAAAtattaatgtctgaaaacagattcATCAAAAATCtaagttatgttttattttacaagaataTCTTTCTTAAGTATTTCATATAATCATCTCCTGTAAATAACTGAGTGTGGCAGAAAActtattgtatttttctctgaGATATAGTGGTGGTAAAGAtgaataatagtaataatgaaaACTTtctatttatatctatataatatatatatatatatgttacaAGCcgctttacaagttaaaaatgaaacattgaagacaaacaataagaaacaattATTCAGAAAACAACATTAGAGCCAAAACACAGAACCAACGTGATGAATATATTTGAAACTGGTTAAAACTTgaacatttacagaaatgttgATTAGTGTGTTTTGAATAAAAGAGAATAAAGCTCAGTAAcaagctgcagcatcagagTGAAGTTAGTTCCTGCTTTTTGTCTTTAACTTCTCTATGTTTGAGCTGAagaagtgatgaagatgaagtgatgaagatgaagtgatgaagaggcCGTGTTGTTCTCACCGTTGGTGCACGTCTCATTCTGCAGATAAACATCTCGCATCGTGTCGCTTCAGTCGAGGAACCGGAGGAAACGTCCCAGTGAGGAAATAAAACCAGTGGAAACAAaacgaggagaagaagaagaagaagagaagtttTCGTCCTGATCCTGAAACTCGATGTTCGTGTCCTCAGCAGGTGAAGCACCTGGCCCCGCCCACTGCAGGTGAGCCGCCGCCCCGCCCACCggaacaaacacaggaagcacAAAGAAACGGCCaatcaaataataacaatggaatggaaagaaaaacaatattgacGACAAAACAATATagataaaaaattataaaataataaaataaatgtctgaGATGAACACATTTCTTCTTTTGAACCCAAAACAACGcgtttgaaaataaaacataataaaagtaaaacctGTCTCCTTCGTGGTGCCTGATGTTGCATCAGAGGAGGACTGCTGCCCCCATGTGGCAGATGTGGGGAAACACAGGGTTTTGTGTGTTAAagcaatggagaaaaaaaagtaattcgtttttttatataagaaaaaataaataagaactTTAGTTTCcggtttattgtttattatttccaGACATATATCAAACAATTAAGAGGCAgattaataaacacaaaagaagaagaaatgaaaaaacttATTTATGTAAAGTTTGATCTTAACATGTTGACAGAGTTTCAACAAAAGtaatttttaaatttaaagacatattttgaaacatgtttttgacaCAGATCTactaaaataaaagcattaaaaaaatatattttaaacccTGGAGGAAACCTAATACTCAACTTTATATCTCCGTTCTTTCCTTATTCTGAATGtatcatttattcatatttttcttatttgtttagtatttaatttatgtttgtgttcatgctTCGGTTGTTCCTTCATATCGGACGTTTACATTTCTTCAACTGTTAttattgtttctctttgtttttattgctggattttattctgtaaaactTGACACCAGCTGCTCCTCTCACTTTGCTCACTGTCGTATTTAACCACACTTGGTTTTGTCTTAGTAACCATAGTAACCATTGAGTTCCTGAACCAACCAAGACtgtgaattgaaatgtgattCATAGAAATAAGGAAGTTAGTTAATCAATTGAACCTATGACAATAAATGaagtaatacaaaaatatcaatcattaataaaaacagatgcAGATATTTTCTGAATtcacaaaactttattttctagGAAAAATAATTTCATCCATTTCTCAGCGTTTCATttgacagagacacaacagcagTGCCGCTCCTCTGATGCAAAGGGCCGGGGCGTGAGGGGGGTGATGGGTCGGGGGGCTAACGGATTCCAGGCTGAGCGGCGTTCAGTTGCAGTAGTTCTGCAGGTCAAAGATGTTGCAGGGCTTGTGGCAGCACTGCTCCACGATGCCTCGCTTCACCATCATCTCCATCTGGTCCTTGAAGGCGAACTCGGCCACCTCGTTCTCGCCGCCCGCTGCAGCTCCGCCCGACTTCGCAGGAAGGAAACCTGAGAGACACGAGTTTCTTTAACCTCATGAGACCGAATCCAAGTGACTGTTGAGGAAGATCTGGTTCATTTCAAGGTTCTGTGTTTAAAGCGGTCATGTTCTCACCCAGCAGAGGGTCCACGTCTCTCTTGGGGGTGTAGAAGAAGCCTCTCTCGCCACAGACCAGGTAGAGGGCGTCGACCAGGTGAGCGCCGCAGAGGTGCTGCGGGGGGAGCACGGCCTGGGAGCCCGACCATGACACGAGCATTAGGacgagcagagagacagactggagCCACAGCGCCGCCATCTTGGAGGAAAGCTGAAACACACGCTTTTAtcttatcatttttaaaatgaaagcttggaaaaaatagattttttaaacGTTGGCAGTGTCCGACAATGAGACCCGATTCTTTATCTTGAgtctttttttatacatattatttttctaaactAAATCAGCTTTCAGTTTTGACATGAAATCTTTTTACCTTAAGAGACGATGGATCTGAAAATAACTGAAGACGAGGAGAAGCAAAGGATGAAAATGGAGTGAGAACATAGGGAAAgaacaagaaacacaagaaaaggaggaggagatgaagaagtaGAAAGAGGAGTAGAAAAAGTCACTTAGAGtcgggagaggaagaggagaagaggagaagagaagataGAGGTGTAAATAGAAGTATAGATATAATGGAGGAAAAGAATGAGACCATGCAGCtcaggtggaggaagaggaggtgatggagaagAAGATAAACTgtaggagaaagagaagaggaggaggaggaggagaggaggtgaagacataT
The Hippoglossus stenolepis isolate QCI-W04-F060 chromosome 15, HSTE1.2, whole genome shotgun sequence DNA segment above includes these coding regions:
- the nipal4 gene encoding magnesium transporter NIPA4 codes for the protein MRDVYLQNETCTNASVLRLWCSSMSTVCSFSGDQTVLHTQLNNSSHTTDVSSYNLWLGLTLALMSALLIGGSVILKKKALLRLADTGHTRAGDGGHGYLKDWLWWGGLLTMGAGEACNFVAYMFAPATLVTPLGALSVLISAVLSSYLLGEVLNVVGKLGCLLCVLGSILLVIHAPEEQEVTSLQDMTDKLLDPGFLVYVSAVLLLCAVLVLYFSPRFGRSNILVYISICSLLGAFTVSSVKGLAIAINTVFYDVSVLTSPLTWILLLTLIVSIVTQVNYLNKSLDTFNTLLVYPIYYVLFTSVVLSTSIILFHEWTSMTAVDVVTTLGAFVVIVVGVAMLHFFKELQVTMKQLTNQLSQPVEGEGLAEEISANGEGGGNEGGRRKKEDKYGLMDNMVIESLPPMREDPPRVFIIS
- the ins gene encoding insulin; this encodes MAALWLQSVSLLVLMLVSWSGSQAVLPPQHLCGAHLVDALYLVCGERGFFYTPKRDVDPLLGFLPAKSGGAAAGGENEVAEFAFKDQMEMMVKRGIVEQCCHKPCNIFDLQNYCN